A genomic region of Alnus glutinosa chromosome 11, dhAlnGlut1.1, whole genome shotgun sequence contains the following coding sequences:
- the LOC133881679 gene encoding ABC transporter G family member 1-like: protein MASLFHHSTPQTDGNPEINIAVEMEAVNPVRNQREADGFKMTTARTRSEDGVFLTWEDLYVTVSNGKNGTKPILQGLTGHARPGELLAIMGPSGCGKSTLLDALAGRLGSNIRQTGDILINGRKQVLAYGRSAYVTQEDTLMTTLTVREAVYYSAQLQLPNSMSKSEKKERAEMTMREMGLQESMNTRIGGWGVKGISGGQKRRVSICIEILTRPKLLFLDEPTSGLDSAASYYVMSRIARLGQRDGVGRTIVASIHQPSSEVFQLFHNLCLLSSGRTVYFGPTSAANEFFALSGFPCPTLQNPSDHFLKSINKDFEKDLEGGAIGAISAEEAIETLLRSYESSGRLQQVTKQVAEIHKQDCRELERKRSRASFLSQCLVLTERSFVNMYRDLGYYWLRLAIYIALAIGLGTVFYEIGDGESSVQARGSLSAFIASFITFMAIGGFPSFVEDMKIFERERLNGHYGATTFVISNTFSALPYLVLVSVIPGAIAYFLPGLRSGLQYFLYFALVLFACMMLVESLMMIVASIVPNYLMGIITGAGIQGLMILVGGFFRLPNDLPKPLWKYPLHEIAFHKYAYQGMFKNEFGGATFPNYQPGGPPTISGDEILRNTWQAEMGYSKWGDLAVLFGMIAFYRLLFLGIIKGTEKIKPLITAFKSKTSKTPTQVLVNPSSTPLGGEKL from the exons ATGGCGTCTCTTTTCCATCACTCGACTCCCCAAACGGACGGCAACCCAGAAATCAACATCGCAGTAGAAATGGAAGCAGTGAATCCGGTTCGAAACCAAAGAGAAGCAGATGGTTTTAAGATGACGACAGCTCGGACTCGGTCGGAGGATGGTGTTTTCCTGACATGGGAGGATCTGTACGTGACTGTTTCCAACGGAAAAAATGGCACGAAACCGATCCTTCAGGGTCTAACGGGTCATGCCCGACCCGGGGAGCTTCTCGCCATAATGGGTCCTTCTGGTTGTGGCAAGTCCACCCTTCTTGATGCATTAGCGG GGAGGTTGGGTTCGAACATAAGGCAAACAGGGGACATTCTGATCAATGGTCGTAAGCAAGTCCTCGCTTACGGAAGATCG GCATATGTAACACAAGAAGATACCTTAATGACGACTCTAACGGTCAGAGAAGCCGTGTACTACTCAGCTCAGCTACAGTTACCGAACTCCATGTCAAAATCCGAGAAGAAGGAGAGAGCAGAGATGACGATGAGAGAGATGGGTTTGCAGGAATCAATGAACACAAGAATCGGCGGGTGGGGAGTCAAAGGCATCAGCGGCGGGCAAAAGAGGAGAGTCAGCATTTGCATAGAGATCTTGACACGCCCGAAGCTTCTGTTTCTCGATGAGCCGACAAGCGGGCTCGACAGCGCAGCATCGTATTATGTCATGAGCAGAATTGCACGCCTCGGTCAAAGAGATGGGGTTGGAAGAACAATTGTCGCCTCCATTCATCAGCCCAGCAGTGAAGTCTTTCAGCTCTTCCACAATCTCTGTCTCCTGTCTTCAGGTAGAACCGTCTATTTTGGTCCTACTTCTGCAGCAAATGAG TTTTTCGCTTTAAGTGGTTTCCCCTGCCCTACTCTCCAAAATCCATCCGATCACTTCCTGAAATCCATAAACAAGGATTTCGAAAAG GATCTCGAAGGAGGTGCAATTGGAGCAATATCTGCAGAGGAAGCAATTGAAACACTTTTAAGGTCGTATGAATCATCAGGCAGGCTCCAACAAGTAACAAAGCAAGTAGCTGAAATACATAAACAA GACTGTAGAGAATTGGAGAGGAAGAGAAGCCGAGCAAGCTTCCTTAGTCAATGTCTTGTTCTAACGGAAAGATCTTTTGTGAACATGTATCGTGATCTGGGCTACTATTGGCTGCGTCTAGCAATATATATAGCATTGGCTATAGGCCTTGGTACAGTGTTTTACGAAATTGGGGATGGTGAGAGTTCAGTTCAG GCTAGAGGTTCACTAAGCGCGTTTATAGCTTCATTTATAACATTCATGGCCATTGGTGGATTTCCATCCTTTGTGGAGGATATGAAG ATATTCGAACGAGAAAGATTAAACGGGCATTATGGTGCTACTACGTTTGTCATCAGCAACACATTCTCCGCTCTGCCATACCTAGTACTGGTTTCAGTCATTCCTGGAGCAATAGCTTATTTCCTACCCGGACTACGCAGTGGCCTACAATACTTCCTCTACTTTGCTCTTGTGTTATTTGCTTGCATGATGTTGGTTGAGAGCTTGATGATGATTGTGGCAAGCATTGTGCCCAACTACCTGATGGGTATAATAACAGGCGCAGGAATTCAAGGCCTAATGATTTTAGTCGGAGGATTCTTCAGATTGCCAAATGATCTTCCAAAGCCATTGTGGAAATACCCTTTACATGAGATCGCTTTTCACAAGTATGCCTACCAAGGAATGTTTAAGAACGAGTTTGGAGGAGCAACGTTTCCTAATTACCAACCTGGAGGGCCACCCACCATTTCTGGAGATGAGATTCTGAGAAATACATGGCAAGCTGAAATGGGTTACTCCAAGTGGGGTGATCTTGCCGTTTTGTTTGGGATGATAGCATTTTATCGACTTCTTTTTCTCGGCATCATAAAGGGTACTGAAAAGATCAAGCCTTTGATTACGGCTTTCAAGTCGAAGACTTCGAAAACACCTACGCAGGTTTTGGTGAATCCTTCTTCTACACCCTTAGGTGGAGAGAAACTGTAG
- the LOC133881682 gene encoding ABC transporter G family member 1-like gives MFVAKFLAFMTIGGFPSFVEDMKVFERERLNGHYGTSTYVIGNTFSAVPYLLLISLIPGAIAYYLPGLHKGVEHFIYFAAVLFVCMMLVESLMMIVASLVPNFLMGIIMGVGIQGLMLLVGGFFRLPNEMPKPVWRYPFYYIAFHKYAYQRMFKNEFEGLTFPGNPAGGPRRVNGEEILRDTWEMERVYFKWVDLAILLGMVVLYRILFLVIVKSSEKIRPALRAFLLVPPKQTATVMVNPSATPLHGESL, from the exons ATGTTTGTAGCTAAATTCCTAGCTTTCATGACCATTGGTGGATTCCCTTCTTTCGTGGAGGACATGAAG GTATTTGAACGAGAAAGATTAAATGGGCATTATGGGACAAGTACATATGTAATCGGCAACACATTTTCTGCTGTTCCATACTTGTTATTGATTTCATTGATTCCCGGAGCAATTGCTTATTACCTTCCTGGACTTCACAAAGGAGTTGAACACTTCATATACTTTGCTGCCGTGCTATTTGTTTGCATGATGCTGGTGGAGAGCCTGATGATGATTGTTGCAAGCCTCGTGCCTAATTTTCTAATGGGTATAATAATGGGTGTCGGAATTCAAGGGCTCATGCTTTTAGTCGGCGGATTCTTCCGATTGCCAAACGAGATGCCCAAGCCAGTTTGGAGATATCCATTCTACTACATTGCTTTCCACAAGTATGCCTACCAACGGATGTTCAAGAACGAGTTTGAAGGGCTAACCTTTCCTGGCAATCCCGCCGGAGGGCCACGCAGAGTTAATGGTGAAGAAATTTTGAGGGATACGTGGGAAATGGAAAGGGTTTACTTTAAGTGGGTGGATCTTGCTATCTTGTTGGGAATGGTAGTTTTGTATCGAATTTTGTTTCTGGTTATCGTTAAGAGCAGTGAGAAGATTAGGCCTGCTTTAAGAGCTTTCTTGTTGGTGCCTCCCAAGCAAACAGCAACGGTCATGGTAAATCCTTCTGCTACACCTTTACACGGGGAGAGTCTGTAG